From Haloplanus sp. GDY1:
CTCGCGCATCTCCTCGAGTTCCTCGTGGGAATCCGCGATCAACTCCAGATAGATGGCGATATCGTACACCTTCGTCGTCCCCCGGACCACGTCCTGAAGGATGCGCAGGAGGTCCTCGCGCTCGAGTTCGTCCTGGTGGGTGTCCGTTCGTCCTTTCCGGTTCTTGAGCGCCAGTGCAGTCGTTGTCTGCGTGTAGCGCCGCTGGAGTTGTTGGCGAGTCTTCGCAGCGTTTCGCGGCGCGATATGGAACGACAGCCGGAGGTCGACGTCCGCAATCGTCAGCGGCACGAGCCATCCGAGATTGACCTTCCGAGGGAACCCCGTCACGGTCATTATCTGAACCACTTTCTCGTCGCGAATCTGGAACTCGGGGTGGCGCTCCATCGCGCGAGGCGCGACGAGCTTCTTATCGAGTTTCTCGCGTTCGTCGAGCGACTCGATAGCCGAGACCAGTGGGAGCTCTTCGGCCTGTAGTTGGTAGGCCGCCCACTCGATGTTCTTCCGGGTTGCATCCCGGTCGAGTAGGTCCAGATACTCAAGCGCGAGTTGCGTTTCGTCGCCCGACAGATCGTCGATCGGGATGCGTTCAGTCGATTCTTCTTCAACGTCGTTCCGGCCGAGGAGTCTGTGTAGGGGGTTCATCGGTCTGCCTCGTTTCGCTCATCCGCCATGTCCGAGTCTGCCGCCGTGAGCGAGTCGTCAGCAACCGCGTCATCAGTCATTTCCGCGCTCTCCTCACACTCTGCCTCGGTCGCGTCGACGTCCGATTCCGATCGAGACTCTGCGTCCGACTCGACATCGGCATCGGTATCGATGTCGACGACAGGAGCGTCTTCTGTGCGTACTGCTGCAAGGCCGCCGTCGGTGAGGGTGTCAACATCCATTTCGCCGCCGTCGGCGATGGGCGTCGTGACGAGGTTCGAGAGGTCCACCTTCTGTCGGGATCGCACTGCAAGTACGACACAGAGGAGCAACGCGGCCAATCCGGCCGCGTACAACTCAACCGTGAGCGTCGTCACAGCGGCGTTCGAGTCCCACTCATAGGGGTACGCTTCGAGGAACAAACTCATCGCGTAGCCCACAACGCCGAGACCGACCAGTGAGAGTGCCTTTGTCTTCCGCCCCGAAGGGAAGAGTACGACGAGGCTCAACAGGAAGACAGGAAGGCTCACCGCGCCGGTCGTGAACGATGCCGTCCGCGCCAGCCAATAGATATCCGAGCCACGGGCGGCGGCATCCATCGACCACACAAACGCGCCTAGGGCACCCGCGCCGAGCAGGAAACTCAGTAGGCCAACGAAGACACCCGCGTAGATTGCTTGCGGGACGACCGGGCGGGGACCGTGACCCACTGGCCCGATGTTCCGTGCATACCACCGCAAGACACGCGAGTTCGACACTCGCTCAACGAAGTCGGGGTGGGCGTACCCCCCATCACCGACAGGCGAGAGCGGGTCGGCATCCGACTCAATCTCGATTTCGGGGTACTCATCGGAGATTCGGTCGAACTCGAAGTCGCCATCCTCATTCGCCTCAGCCTTTGCCGCCGCAGTGACGTCAAAGGCGGCGTCAGCGACATCCTGGGCGTGATCGTCAGCAAGCGTGTAGGTCCCCTGCGTGAACGAGATGGGCGGCTTCTCCCCGTGGTACACTTCATAGAGAACCTCGAGAACAGCCGCTCGCGTGTCGAGAATCTCCGTTTTGACCTGCGTCTGCGGGAGTTTCGAGGCCACGCGCTGTGCGCGGGCGTTCACTTCCTCGATGCACGCGGCTTCTGTTTCGCTGTCCGTCTCGATACTGTTCCCACCGGGGAGGAACGCCCGAAGTTGAGCCATTACTCCGTCGTCGGCCTCTTCGTCTTTCGCGACCGACACCGCGACGAAGAACTCGCGGTCACGAATCTCCGCCACATCGACGACGTTCCGGAGCCACTCAGCGTGGTACTGCCGGCCGTAATCCATCAGGGGCGACTCGTCCAATCCGCTGTCTGCATCGGCATCTCCCTCACCCGCCCCGATGAGTGGTCGGTTGAGATTCTCGAATCGCTCCAGGTAGGGCTCGGGATCGTACGCCGTCGTCATCGAGAGGATTTGCGTCGGGAACTGTAGCCCGCGTAGGAACGTCATGAACGACAGGTAAAGGCTATCTCGGCGTTCCTCGGAGAGGATGAGCCACTCACGGGGCTGAACCCGCATGAGCATCGCGTAGGTCGTAGGCGTTTCCACGACGCCGCCATCGCGGACGTTCTTGAAGTCCATGAGATCCAGCGTCGAACCGGCGCCTTCGTAATCAGTCATTGTGTGTGTCTCCGGAGATTATCGTCGAAACCGGCCAATCCGAAGCGGGGCCGGGATCCGCGTCTGCAACCGTATCCGCAGTCGATTCTCTGTCCACAGTATCCGATTCGCCACTCTCGCCCGCGTTGGGGCGCCCCGTAATCCAGCCCTCGAACGGCTCACGATACGCGATATCATGCTCGCCAGCTTCCGGCGGTTTCCAGAGGTACTCCGTCCGCCCTCGGAAGTGCCGGGCCATCGCTGCCGCATATCGAATTGGGCGTTGGCCCTCCGGTGTTCGCTTATAAACTACGAGGCCGACGAAGGCCCCGATGATGACGAACGGCGCCGTGACTAAGAGCGGAAGCCCGATCGCGTAGAGGATGATCGGGACGATGAGCGGCGGACCTACGGACTCGGCCAGCTTCCGGGCCGAGACCCCAAATACCTTCGAGGAAAGCAGATGCGACGCCATAGGAACATCCTTGCTCATCCAACCGCCTCGTCAGTTTCCGACGCAGCGTCTCCAGCCAGTTCTGCGTCACCGTCAGCGTCGACGCGGTTCCCAGCGCGTAGGTGTTCCGGCGTCCGGAACTCTTCCGGCCAGTGGCGTTCGGCGGCGAGTAGGCGCTGCTCGGCTTTCAGCAACATCCCACGCCACGTGAGGCCGTAGTTCTCACGGACGGAATCGAGCCATTCGTACTCCTCTTGGGAGGTAATCCTGATGCGCGTACTCCCGGGCATCAGTACTCGCCCCCGTACTCGAAGTGGTAGTCGTCGTAGACCCTCCACTCGTCGAGGTCGTCCTCGTCCGGGTGGTCGCTCTCGCACCTTTCGTGGCGGAGGACATCGCGAACGTCCTCGTGTGCTGAGTGGGGATGGAGAAGTTCACCCTCTTCGATAGCACGGGCTTCCCGCACGTCCCATCGTTCATAGGCCCGCGCACGGTCGGCATCGAATTGTGGCGGCTGTCCCGAACCACGTTCAGGCGCGGCCGTGTGGTCACTGTTGTCCGCACGGTGGCGCTGCGTAACAGCATCCGTATCGTCGTCGCTGTCACCGTCACCATCGCCGCCGAACGCAGAGATGGGGATCTCGGTCGTCGCTCGGATGCGCTGTCGCTCGCGGATTTCCTCGCGCAACTGCTCGGTGATTTCTGGCCGACTTAGCCCCCCACGTTCCGCCCCCGTGGGGCTGGGAAGCGTCGTAGCGAGTGCTGGGTGGAGCTCTGTGAGCGCCTTGAGCAAGTCTATACTTTCTGCGTGCTTGGCCCCCTCTAGCAGGACACCGCGCCACACCATCCCGTGTCGGTCACGGAGATTGCGAAGGCGGTCGGCCTCCTGTTGAGAGTGCCAATCAACTTGGATTTCAGGCATAGGAGGGTGTTCTCATTGATTGAATTGTGGACAGAGTCCCGGGTGGCACTCCCCCGAGCGTTGCGGGCCGCGCTGGACGTCTCGACACGCCCAGCAGTCTCCCACCCATCTCGAGAGAGCCAGTCGTCGCTCGGTTCGCAAGCGACCGACTGGTGATAACCGGGATTTTCCATCGACACCCGTAAGCCGTCCGCCCTTAAGGAGTTTTCACGGCTACATTTGATGTAGAAATGTGGCGGATGTGACGCTACATTCGATGTGGTCGAAGAGAGTATTTAGCCGTTGACGGCTTTCCGTCCTGCACCACACACCAACGTCGTCACACCAGACGGTGCGTGGAGAGAACACCCTCCCATGTTAGTCTTACAACCCGAGGTCTTCGAGGTTGCCAGCCGATGGCTCATCCTCACTGGATCTCCCTCAATCACCAGTACCGCCTTCGACGCGCTCCTCCTCTCGGCCCTGGATACTCTGCACGCCTCGTTCGTTCCACTCCAGTCGGGCTCAGATCTGAGCACGCTCATCGCAGATTTGAAAGACGCGATTAAGCTCCCCGGCTGGGTCGGCTCCCTCCTCAAATGGAGCGGGCTCATCACGATGATTATCGGCATCATTGCGTACTTCGTTAGCCCCTCCGTGAACAACCGGCGACGAGGATTCGCGATGGCGACCACCGGGGTCGTCATCTCGATCATCGGCTTCGCCTTCCCGGTCTTCATCGGCCTGATTGATTATGTCCTCTCAGGCTGACTCCCCCCGGAAAGAGACAGATAGCGTCCCGACGGAAACGGGTCAGGACGACACCACGCTGGGAGGGCGTGTCGCGTCCGCCGGTCGCGCTCTCCGAGCCCAGCTCTCAGGGCGAGAGCGAAGCCTCGGTCTCTCCCGACACGGACGGAGGACCAGACTCGGATTCGGACTTGAACCTAACACCGAACAGCATCCGTTCTAGTTTAACGCGACAACCGACCGCCGTCTGTTGATCTGATATCGTCGCAACTACCCGGTTGAGAAACCCGGTGGAAAGTATGACCTACAGCCCACCGGATTCAGTCGTAGTTGACCGGATTCAAAGAGCGTTTCCCTCCGATGAGTTGCGCGAGCGCGCTCGCGCAACGAATCTCGTTGAACGTCAGCGCAAGTTCGACATCGTTGCACTATTCTACACACTCTCGTTTGGCTTCGCTGCCGGCTCAGACCGCTCTCTACAAGCATTTCTCGAACGCTACGTCGAGATGGCTGACTGCGACGAACTCTCCTACGCAGCGTTCCACAACTGGTTCGAACCGGGCTTCGTTGCACTCCTTCGAGAGATTCTCGATGACGCTATCGAGAATCTCGATACTGGACGAACCGACTTGAACGGACGTCTCGAACGCTTTCGAGACGTCCTGATTGCCGACGCGACTATCGTTTCACTGTACCAGGACGCCGCTGATGTCTACGCAGCAACTGGCGAGGACCAAGCTGAACTGAAGCTCCACCTCATCGAGTCACTCTCGACAGGTCTCCCAACACGGCTCCGCACAACCGACGGAACAACGCATGAACGGAGTCAGCTACCCACCGGAGAGTGGGTAGCTGACGCCCTCATACTCCTTGATCTAGGCTTCTACGACTTCTGGCTGTTCGACCGAATCGACCAGAACGGCGGATGGTTCGTCTCCCGCGTCAAGGACAACGCGAACTTCGAGATTGTCGAAGAACTACGGACGTGGCGGGGTAACAGTATCCCGCTGGAAGGGGAGTCGCTGCAGGCCGTCCTTGACGACCTGCAGCGACAGGAGATTGATATCCGAATCACGCTCTCGTTTGATCGCAAACGAGGGTCGGGCGCAAGCGCGACCCGGACGTTTCGGCTGATCGGTCTGCGCAACGAGGAGACCGACGAGTACCATCTGTATCTGACGAATCTCGGCAAGGAGGGCTATAGCGCGCCCGATATCGCGCAGCTCTATCGGGCGCGCTGGGAAGTCGAGTTGCTGTTCAAGGAGTTAAAATCGCGGTTCGGTTTGGACGAGATCAACACGACCGACGCCTACATTATCGAGGCGCTGGTTATTATGGCAGCAATTTCGCTGATGATGAGCCGTGTAATTGTGGACGAGTTGCGGTCAGTTGAGGCCAGACAGCGTGAGGCCGAAGCCGCCGCAGACGCCGACGAGTCGGCGTCGCGGCTCCCTCGGCGTCGCTGTTCGCTAGCCGTGGAGCGGCACGCTCATCTGATTCAGCTATATCTCATGGTTGAGTTGGGTTACGAACTACCGGATTTGGACGAGCTGTTGCTGTGGGCGTCACGAAATCCAAATCCACACAGGAAACGGCTACGCAGCCAGGTTGAATCGGGTGAGTTCAGCTTTGCTCGCCACTAAACTAGAACGGATGCACCGAACAGTTCCCACACCGCGTCCACGCGTGCATTACGCTGGCACTCGTGGCATCACTGCTACTCGCGTCCGTCAGTGTCGTCGCTGCCGCTGGGCTAGGACCCATCACCGCAATCCCCGCCCCCGACCCCGGCATCGAGAAGCACTACGACGATACCTACCGTATTCTCGCGAACAACGATGACGACGCTGACCCCGGCGATATCTCGTATAACGGATACTTCGAGAACGACTACCCTTACGGCCCGGTCGAACTCCAGGCCAAATCGCAATCGCCCTCACAGACACTTCGATATGCCGCCACGCAAGATGTTTATATCAGGGACATCAGCGATTTCCAAGCCGTCCCCTATCAAGACAAGTGGACTCCCTATGCTGATCTCCTTTCATACCAGGAAACGGAGTTCCTCCGAGTCCATGGCAACAACACCTACGACGGCCCCCCGAGCACCGATGGGGAATGGTTCGTCCGCGTCACCAGTCAATACGGCGAGTGGCAACCCGTCTACAATGCTGATGTCAGGTGGAACCCCGACGCAGGAGAACACTACGTTGCAAACCCCGAGGAAGCGCTAGTCCACGAGGCCTACTACTCGAACACGATCGCCCGAAACCTCCACGCTGCCCGCCAGTATACACAGTACGCCCAGGACTCCGACCGAGTCGCCATCCCGATGATGAACGGCCGAGAACTCTACCCGACCAGCGATGGGGCGAGTATGTCCCGGAAATGGGGGCAGTCAAATTTCGACACCGTTCAAGATTCGTGGGTCGGCATCAACCACGTCTTCGGCGGGGTCTGGTATCGCGATAGTTACGTCGTGGGTGGGGTTCCGACGCGAGGAGCCTACGTCCCATTCGACCACCGAGCCGTCACCCCGCCGGACTACAGCTACCAAGACCAGTGTCGGAAGAAGCACATCCACCGGCGAACGCACACTCACGACAACTCCACCCACACGCACACAAGTACCCACTGGCACTACTACGACCGGACAAAGTGGGCTGAGTACGATCTCATCAACTCTAGTGCCGAAGTGACCTCTGTTCGGCTTGACCGTCCCGGATTCAGCGGCGACTCTGAGTGGGCGAAATTCGGCGACATCACTTGGATAGCTATCGAAGACCCGTCCAGCAGGCCTCTCGAATACCCCCGAGGCGAATACACACTCACTGCCACCCTCGAAG
This genomic window contains:
- a CDS encoding DUF7139 domain-containing protein, which translates into the protein MTDYEGAGSTLDLMDFKNVRDGGVVETPTTYAMLMRVQPREWLILSEERRDSLYLSFMTFLRGLQFPTQILSMTTAYDPEPYLERFENLNRPLIGAGEGDADADSGLDESPLMDYGRQYHAEWLRNVVDVAEIRDREFFVAVSVAKDEEADDGVMAQLRAFLPGGNSIETDSETEAACIEEVNARAQRVASKLPQTQVKTEILDTRAAVLEVLYEVYHGEKPPISFTQGTYTLADDHAQDVADAAFDVTAAAKAEANEDGDFEFDRISDEYPEIEIESDADPLSPVGDGGYAHPDFVERVSNSRVLRWYARNIGPVGHGPRPVVPQAIYAGVFVGLLSFLLGAGALGAFVWSMDAAARGSDIYWLARTASFTTGAVSLPVFLLSLVVLFPSGRKTKALSLVGLGVVGYAMSLFLEAYPYEWDSNAAVTTLTVELYAAGLAALLLCVVLAVRSRQKVDLSNLVTTPIADGGEMDVDTLTDGGLAAVRTEDAPVVDIDTDADVESDAESRSESDVDATEAECEESAEMTDDAVADDSLTAADSDMADERNEADR
- a CDS encoding IS4 family transposase, translating into MESMTYSPPDSVVVDRIQRAFPSDELRERARATNLVERQRKFDIVALFYTLSFGFAAGSDRSLQAFLERYVEMADCDELSYAAFHNWFEPGFVALLREILDDAIENLDTGRTDLNGRLERFRDVLIADATIVSLYQDAADVYAATGEDQAELKLHLIESLSTGLPTRLRTTDGTTHERSQLPTGEWVADALILLDLGFYDFWLFDRIDQNGGWFVSRVKDNANFEIVEELRTWRGNSIPLEGESLQAVLDDLQRQEIDIRITLSFDRKRGSGASATRTFRLIGLRNEETDEYHLYLTNLGKEGYSAPDIAQLYRARWEVELLFKELKSRFGLDEINTTDAYIIEALVIMAAISLMMSRVIVDELRSVEARQREAEAAADADESASRLPRRRCSLAVERHAHLIQLYLMVELGYELPDLDELLLWASRNPNPHRKRLRSQVESGEFSFARH